The Arachis hypogaea cultivar Tifrunner chromosome 14, arahy.Tifrunner.gnm2.J5K5, whole genome shotgun sequence genome has a segment encoding these proteins:
- the LOC112743105 gene encoding uncharacterized protein isoform X1: protein MSMAVENEKSESPITKALKLLPPPAGNENSPQKQASSPTARDRIVSVASNIASQPLHFSDPQVWGVLTAISNNARKRLQGINILLTANEHCIGRLVDDVRFQIDSNNISANHCRIYRMSVTNENMVDTTSIFLKDTRNGTYLNWEKLKKNGPAVKVFHGDIISFAAPPQHDLTFSFVYREVLLSSPMPDNAAAKRKAERCAFESKRLKGLGIGAPEGPISLDDFRSLQRSNTELRKQLENQVVLIDTLRNDNRVAADRHESELQSAKKSVAKCYLDQLKELQQSVDLKYKELGDVNRVTAEQKHAIEDLNERLSASMQSCAEANAIISSQKVNIAELKEQLDDERTQRKDEREKATTDLKAAVFRAQSEAQEELRRHTDAALRRERELHETINKLQESERERCLLVETLRSKLEDTRQKMVVSDNKVRQLETELHEEKLTTANQTKKIEELEEETRRLSKDLESEKQAAREEAWAKVSILELEINAAMRDLDFERRRLRGARERLMLRETQLRAFYSTTEEIQVLFAKQQEQLKAMQRTLEDEENYENTSVDMDGVIGGTPGREGEVAGYHSKNTAKAGSTASTQKRNRDQVETSSNEASVTEKHDCEVRSQECHNTQEFTSADHDHDVRGGFGSDIDGAAAMMDGVVGGTGCVLGTESPSNYGIKHVDLNKSGPLDGDTMQCDDDVNVQETEEQAHDNRVSHPLQLHDPTDTEKVIEDTEVGGTIRTADLLTSEVAGSWACSTAPSVHGDNESPSRDNNEGCGPLHDSNIVVAESQNTDDAAAKRNERQALRDMIGIVAPDLREKFGGSAYNCGEKQEKDGSSTDSDTQSCSNSGNEGRINAEGGAMSDEETQCCDHVEENEKQDDAMDEGDDEATQED from the exons ATGTCAATGGCGGTGGAGAACGAGAAATCGGAATCCCCTATCACCAAAGCTTTGAAGCTTCTTCCTCCTCCTGCTGGTAACGAGAACTCACCGCAGAAGCAAGCGTCGAGCCCCACCGCAAGGGATCGCATTGTTTCCGTTGCTTCAAACATTGCATCTCAACCTCTTCACTTCTCTGATCCTCAAGTTTGGGGCGTCCTCACCGCTATCTCCAACAATGCCCGCAAAAGGCTCCAG GGAATTAATATTTTACTAACTGCCAATGAGCACTGCATCGGCCGATTGGTGGATGATGTGCGATTCCAGATTGATTCGAACAACATTAGTGCAAATCATTGCAGAATATACAGGATGTCGGTTACAAACGAAAATATGGTGGACACAACATCAATTTTCTTGAAAGATACAAG AAATGGAACTTACCTTAACTGGGAGAAGTTAAAAAAGAATGGTCCTGCTGTCAAAGTTTTCCATGGTGATATTATATCGTTTGCTGCTCCTCCTCAGCACG ATCTTACATTTTCTTTTGTATATCGAGAGGTGCTTTTGTCCTCCCCCATGCCAGATAATGCAGCTGCTAAGCGAAAAGCAG AGCGTTGTGCCTTTGAAAGCAAGAGATTGAAAGGCTTAGGCATTGGTGCCCCCGAAGGTCCCAtttctcttgatgattttcgaagCCTTCAAAGATCAAACACA GAGCTGAGGAAGCAGTTGGAGAATCAGGTGGTATTAATTGATACTTTGCGTAATGACAACCGTGTTGCTGCTGATCGTCATGAAAGT GAATTACAATCAGCCAAGAAGTCTGTTGCAAAATGTTACCTTGATCAATTAAAAGAATTACAACAGAGTGTAGATCTAAAATACAAGGAACTAGGTGATGTTAATAGAGTAACTGCTGAACAGAAACATGCCATCGAAGACCTCAATGAAAGGCTGAGTGCTTCTATGCAGTCATGTGCTGAAGCAAATGCTATAATAAGTAG TCAGAAAGTAAATATAGCTGAACTCAAGGAACAATTAGATGACGAGCGGACTCAGCGAAAAGATGAGCGGGAAAAGGCCACAACTGATCTAAAGGCTGCTGTTTTTAGAGCCCAGTCTGAGGCTCAAGAGGAATTAAGACGACACACTGATGCTGCcttaagaagagaaagagaactaCATGAAACAATAAATAAGCTTCAG GAGTCAGAGAGAGAAAGGTGTTTGCTAGTTGAAACCTTGAGGTCCAAACTG GAGGATACTAGGCAAAAGATGGTTGTGTCTGATAATAAGGTTCGCCAGTTGGAAACTGAATTGCATGAGGAGAAGCTGACCACTGCAAATCAAACAAAG AAAATAGAAGAACTTGAAGAGGAAACAAGAAGATTAAGCAAAGACCTTGAGAGTGAAAAG CAGGCAGCTCGAGAAGAAGCATGGGCTAAAGTTTCTATTCTTGAGCTTGAGATAAATGCCGCAATGCGGGATCTAGATTTTGAGAGGAGGAGGTTAAGAGGTGCCAGGGAAAGACTTATGCTTCG GGAAACACAACTAAGGGCATTTTATTCCACTACTGAGGAGATACAAGTACTCTTTGCTAAGCAACAGGAGCAATTAAAGGCTATGCAAAGAACTCTTGAAGACGAAGAGAATTACGAGAATACTTCTGTAGATATGGATGGAGTTATCGGTGGAACCcctggaagagagggagaagttGCAGGATACCATAGCAAAAATACTGCAAAGGCAGGCTCAACTGCATCTACACAGAAGCGCAACAGAGATCAAGTAGAAACCTCAAGCAATGAAGCTAGTGTCACTGAGAAGCATGACTGTGAGGTAAGAAGTCAAGAATGCCATAATACACAAGAGTTCACCAGTGCAGATCATGACCATGATGTAAGAGGTGGCTTTGGTTCTGATATTGATGGTGCTGCAGCTATGATGGATGGAGTTGTTGGCGGTACTGGGTGTGTTCTGGGAACTGAAAGTCCTTCAAATTATGGCATAAAGCATGTTGATTTAAATAAATCTGGTCCTCTAGATGGGGACACTATGCAGTGTGATGATGATGTAAATGTACAAGAAACTGAGGAGCAAGCCCATGATAATCGTGTTTCGCATCCGTTGCAATTACATGATCCTACAGACACTGAAAAAGTTATTGAGGATACCGAAGTTGGAGGCACAATCAGAACAGCAGACCTTTTAACATCCGAAGTTGCTGGCAGCTGGGCTTGCAGTACAGCCCCTTCTGTGCATGGAGACAATGAATCTCCAAGCAGAGACAATAACGAAGGTTGTGGCCCATTGCATGATTCAAATATTGTGGTGGCTGAGAGTCAGAACACCGATGATGCTGCCGCTAAACGGAATGAGCGGCAAGCACTCCGGGATATGATTGGCATTGTTGCTCCTGATTTGAGGGAGAAGTTTGGAGGTTCTGCATATAATTGTGGTGAAAAGCAAGAGAAAGATGGCAGTTCAACTGACTCGGACACGCAGAGTTGTAGCAACAGTGGCAATGAAGGTAGAATCAATGCAGAGGGTGGAGCTATGTCTGATGAAGAAACTCAATGTTGTGACCAtgttgaagagaatgaaaagcAGGATGATGCCATGGATGAAGGTGATGATGAAGCTACTCAAGAAGATTGA